One Desulfobulbus propionicus DSM 2032 DNA segment encodes these proteins:
- a CDS encoding cereblon family protein, producing MCGAAITHRDHVIRVNNRHEHAFFNPTGIAFLIRCFHTAPGVAVWAEPSTAFTWFPGYCWQIVLCAACQSHLGWLFSPMAGGRSFYGLIADRLS from the coding sequence GTGTGCGGGGCAGCCATTACCCACCGTGACCATGTCATCCGGGTCAACAACCGTCACGAACACGCCTTTTTCAACCCGACCGGCATTGCCTTCCTCATCCGTTGTTTCCACACGGCACCAGGCGTTGCCGTGTGGGCTGAACCGAGTACCGCGTTTACCTGGTTTCCGGGCTATTGTTGGCAGATTGTCCTTTGCGCCGCCTGTCAAAGCCACCTTGGCTGGCTTTTTTCACCGATGGCTGGCGGTCGATCCTTTTATGGCCTCATCGCCGACCGCCTGTCCTGA